One part of the Calditerricola satsumensis genome encodes these proteins:
- the cas2 gene encoding CRISPR-associated endonuclease Cas2, protein MYVILVYDVDVKRVAKVLKIARRYLTWVQNSVLEGELTPSQYFQLKNELRRVANLNEDSFIFYVMRTSRYSEREIMGVQKGGWETIL, encoded by the coding sequence GTGTACGTGATCTTGGTGTACGATGTCGATGTCAAGCGCGTGGCCAAAGTGCTCAAAATCGCCCGTCGGTACTTGACTTGGGTACAAAATTCGGTCCTCGAAGGAGAGCTGACTCCCAGCCAGTACTTCCAACTCAAAAATGAGCTCCGGCGTGTGGCCAATCTCAACGAGGATTCGTTTATTTTTTACGTCATGCGTACCAGCCGCTACAGCGAACGCGAAATCATGGGCGTACAAAAAGGCGGATGGGAGACCATTTTGTGA
- the cas1b gene encoding type I-B CRISPR-associated endonuclease Cas1b, with the protein MKESLYIFRDGQLRRKDHTLLFETADGKRYVPVEHVREIFLFGEVDVTKKMLEFCSQKEIPVHIYSHYGYYMGTFYPREHHVSGYVLLKQAEHYLDPSRRLALARRFVEGALDNMLNVLRYYKNRGKAVEPMQEAIESHRREVETAGSIEALMAAEGHARQAYYQAFDAILEDEAFRFGMRSRRPPRNRLNALISFGNSLLYSAVLREIYHTQLDPRIGFLHAANFRRFSLNLDVAEVFKPLLVDRVIFRVLGRRQIQADDFLHELGGLVLRERAQRVFVEEFEKGMRTTLQHRRLKRKVSYRQLIRLELYKIQKHLLGDEPYTPFVSRW; encoded by the coding sequence GTGAAGGAGTCGCTGTACATCTTTCGCGACGGCCAGTTGCGCCGGAAAGATCACACGCTCTTGTTTGAGACGGCCGACGGCAAGCGGTACGTTCCGGTGGAGCACGTGCGGGAGATCTTCTTGTTCGGCGAGGTCGATGTGACGAAGAAGATGCTGGAGTTTTGCAGCCAGAAAGAGATTCCCGTGCATATCTACAGCCACTATGGCTACTACATGGGCACCTTTTATCCGCGGGAACACCATGTGAGCGGGTATGTGCTCTTGAAGCAGGCCGAACACTATCTCGATCCTTCCCGTCGCCTGGCTTTAGCCCGTCGCTTTGTCGAGGGCGCCCTTGACAACATGTTGAACGTGCTGCGGTACTACAAGAACCGCGGCAAGGCCGTGGAACCGATGCAGGAGGCGATAGAGAGCCATCGCCGCGAGGTGGAGACGGCCGGTTCCATTGAAGCGCTCATGGCTGCAGAGGGACATGCACGTCAGGCCTACTACCAAGCCTTTGATGCCATTCTCGAAGACGAGGCGTTCCGGTTTGGCATGCGCTCACGCCGCCCACCGCGCAATCGCTTAAACGCGCTGATTAGTTTTGGGAACTCCTTGTTGTACAGCGCGGTGTTGCGGGAAATTTACCACACGCAGCTCGACCCGCGCATTGGGTTTCTGCATGCGGCGAACTTTCGGCGGTTTTCGCTCAACCTAGACGTGGCGGAAGTGTTCAAGCCGCTCCTCGTCGACCGGGTGATCTTTCGGGTGTTGGGTCGTCGCCAGATTCAAGCCGACGACTTTCTCCATGAGCTCGGTGGCCTGGTTTTGCGCGAGCGCGCCCAGCGCGTTTTTGTCGAAGAGTTTGAGAAGGGCATGCGCACCACCCTGCAGCACCGGCGTTTAAAACGCAAAGTCTCCTATCGGCAGCTTATCCGTCTGGAACTTTACAAGATTCAAAAACATCTGCTGGGCGACGAGCCCTATACCCCCTTTGTCAGCCGGTGGTGA
- the cas4 gene encoding CRISPR-associated protein Cas4, which translates to MSEDSLSRVNGTLVWYWAICKRQVWLMARQITPSHDDDNLRIGRTLHEEAYGRDRKEVRVENLALDLMRTPEGDVVVGEVKKSSRYAESARLQLTYYLYRLQKLGVTAKGRLHFPLERRTEEVVLDEAAAERMAEVEKEIAALVAKEDPVPAVWCKWCRKCAYRELCWA; encoded by the coding sequence GTGTCGGAGGATTCCCTTTCGCGGGTAAATGGGACGCTGGTCTGGTACTGGGCCATTTGCAAGCGCCAGGTCTGGCTGATGGCTCGACAAATTACGCCTTCTCATGATGACGACAACCTGCGGATTGGGCGGACGCTGCATGAAGAGGCCTATGGGCGCGACCGGAAGGAAGTCCGCGTCGAGAACCTCGCGCTGGACCTGATGCGCACGCCCGAGGGGGACGTGGTGGTGGGCGAAGTGAAGAAGAGCTCCCGCTATGCGGAAAGCGCCCGCCTGCAGCTCACCTATTACTTGTACCGGCTGCAGAAGTTGGGCGTGACGGCCAAGGGGCGGCTCCATTTCCCCCTGGAACGGCGTACCGAGGAGGTGGTGCTCGACGAGGCCGCCGCCGAGCGGATGGCCGAAGTGGAGAAGGAGATTGCCGCCCTCGTGGCCAAGGAGGACCCGGTTCCGGCAGTGTGGTGCAAGTGGTGCCGGAAATGCGCCTACCGGGAGCTTTGCTGGGCGTAA
- the cas3 gene encoding CRISPR-associated helicase Cas3', translating to MIPFAACWARPSQRLSDHLDAVARAMAPSPKSPEEWLARLAGFLHDLGKARAEWQRYLQGKEAERPARAVPHAYFGAAVLAALGQDLLRHLSAWEAHRGTWLRWVRDVADHHGELGDIEDAPPWRGHWHAAVAADVDWPGVARALAPHLPPTFPVPAWLHSGNAVHARVHALSLRWRQEVSRWKAVCVGQLEDRAAPQRVADACLRAQTGRLIAADRMDSGQVQPAEWQPSQAEAAIAALEASIDRTRHGTDGGTNQMDGLRQAMRERALAAWRQNPDAPFFALTLPTGYGKTLTALRIALEAVRQNRARRIVYVAPHISILSQAAREIATACRVEVLEHHHLAVALSDEMDDASYLAMESWQAPVVATTFHQLFRALFPRRAQHTLRVPALENAFVLLDEPQMLDPRVWNVLLQLLAAASRTLGTQVLLVTATLPPTRYAGIEVQELIPAEEVPAVCRYHVRAWTDARDAVDEEDVAELAVRKAREVGQVGVLLNTVADALRVFRAVRQRTDIPAFFLHGMLQPIHKQRKLKVLREHLKREKAAIVVGTPILECGLNLSVRFLWRALSTIPSLVQSAGRVNRRGEGEVGEVWTQPFVRGGERSTREWLYRRREEREVTDALLSSAAYPAEEPDVLALLSTYYDEVFARNAHVAYVERMKEAALGQWSALRGLEPFEETVPTVTVFVPTGEEHLTEEQRERYLGRWGCRTAAELYERYGDPSWMRRLSFLERKRFLAALQAFSVPVVQTCAQRVAVDTERGIVLCSDPRLYDEELGFAALRDAEAQQGAWLW from the coding sequence GTGATCCCCTTTGCGGCGTGTTGGGCCCGTCCGTCCCAGCGCCTTTCGGATCACCTGGATGCTGTCGCCAGGGCGATGGCCCCGTCGCCCAAGTCGCCGGAGGAATGGCTGGCGCGCCTGGCGGGGTTTTTGCACGACCTCGGCAAGGCGCGCGCGGAGTGGCAGCGCTACCTGCAGGGCAAGGAAGCGGAACGGCCGGCTCGAGCCGTGCCGCATGCGTATTTTGGGGCCGCGGTGCTGGCGGCCCTGGGCCAGGACCTGCTCCGGCACCTGTCGGCGTGGGAAGCGCACCGGGGCACATGGCTGCGCTGGGTCCGCGATGTGGCCGATCACCACGGGGAGCTGGGGGACATCGAGGATGCCCCGCCCTGGCGCGGCCACTGGCACGCGGCGGTGGCGGCCGACGTGGACTGGCCCGGGGTGGCCCGCGCGCTGGCTCCCCACCTGCCGCCCACTTTCCCCGTCCCCGCCTGGCTGCACAGTGGCAATGCGGTTCATGCGCGCGTGCACGCGCTCAGCCTCCGGTGGCGCCAGGAGGTGTCCCGGTGGAAGGCGGTGTGCGTGGGCCAGCTGGAAGACCGAGCGGCCCCCCAGCGCGTGGCCGACGCCTGCCTGCGCGCGCAAACGGGGCGCCTGATCGCTGCTGATCGCATGGACTCGGGCCAGGTGCAACCGGCGGAGTGGCAGCCGTCCCAGGCGGAAGCGGCCATCGCGGCCCTGGAAGCCTCTATTGACCGCACGCGGCACGGCACCGATGGTGGCACCAACCAGATGGACGGCCTGCGCCAGGCCATGCGCGAACGCGCCCTCGCCGCCTGGCGCCAAAACCCCGACGCCCCGTTTTTTGCCCTCACGCTGCCCACGGGATACGGCAAAACCCTCACCGCCTTGCGCATCGCCCTCGAAGCGGTGCGGCAGAATCGCGCCCGGCGCATCGTCTATGTAGCGCCGCACATCTCCATTCTCTCTCAAGCGGCGCGGGAGATTGCCACGGCGTGCCGCGTGGAGGTCCTCGAACACCACCATCTGGCGGTGGCGCTGAGCGACGAGATGGACGATGCATCTTACCTGGCCATGGAATCGTGGCAGGCCCCGGTGGTGGCCACCACCTTCCACCAACTTTTCCGGGCCCTCTTTCCGCGGCGGGCCCAGCATACGCTGCGCGTGCCGGCGCTGGAAAACGCCTTTGTGCTGTTGGACGAGCCGCAGATGCTCGATCCCCGCGTTTGGAATGTCTTGCTGCAGCTTTTGGCGGCGGCCTCCCGCACCCTGGGCACCCAGGTGCTCCTCGTGACGGCTACGCTGCCGCCGACGCGCTATGCCGGCATCGAGGTGCAGGAGCTCATCCCTGCCGAAGAGGTTCCGGCGGTGTGCCGCTATCACGTAAGGGCGTGGACCGATGCGCGGGATGCGGTCGATGAGGAGGACGTGGCCGAACTGGCCGTGCGCAAGGCGCGCGAGGTGGGGCAGGTCGGCGTGCTGCTCAACACCGTGGCCGATGCCCTGCGCGTCTTTCGCGCCGTACGACAGCGAACCGACATCCCGGCCTTTTTCCTGCACGGCATGCTGCAGCCGATTCACAAACAGCGGAAGCTCAAGGTGCTGCGCGAACATCTGAAAAGGGAAAAGGCGGCCATTGTCGTCGGCACGCCCATTCTGGAGTGCGGGCTCAACCTGAGCGTGCGCTTCCTGTGGCGGGCCCTGTCGACGATTCCTTCCCTCGTGCAGAGCGCCGGGCGCGTCAACCGGCGCGGGGAAGGAGAGGTCGGGGAGGTGTGGACCCAGCCTTTTGTGCGGGGTGGCGAGCGGTCGACGCGCGAATGGCTGTACCGGCGGCGCGAAGAACGAGAAGTGACCGACGCGCTCCTGTCCAGCGCGGCTTATCCGGCTGAAGAGCCCGATGTCCTCGCCCTCCTTTCTACCTATTACGACGAGGTGTTTGCCCGAAATGCCCACGTGGCCTATGTTGAGCGCATGAAAGAAGCGGCGCTGGGCCAATGGTCGGCCCTGCGCGGCCTGGAACCCTTTGAAGAGACCGTCCCCACGGTCACGGTGTTCGTGCCGACCGGGGAGGAGCACCTGACCGAAGAGCAGCGCGAGCGGTACCTTGGACGATGGGGATGCCGAACCGCAGCGGAATTGTACGAGCGGTATGGCGATCCATCCTGGATGCGTCGCCTCAGCTTTCTCGAACGCAAGCGGTTTCTGGCCGCCTTGCAGGCCTTTTCCGTTCCCGTGGTACAGACCTGTGCCCAGCGCGTGGCGGTCGACACCGAGCGCGGGATTGTCCTGTGTTCCGACCCTCGGCTGTATGACGAAGAGCTCGGCTTTGCCGCTCTTCGCGATGCCGAGGCGCAGCAGGGGGCGTGGCTGTGGTGA
- the cas5 gene encoding CRISPR-associated protein Cas5: protein MTTLLVFDVRGPLAHFRRPDTAVTHATYPFLTRTALHGLLGAILGTEPVQDGWAAIELRAPVRTRAQQLSMLGKMYLDGSNTKTFHRPTAVELLIQPHYRIYYTGPKQAELAEAIRQRRSVYPTYLGVAYALTVPEYVGEWAADPLEEADEEPLLCRTVVPVAAVKRLEPLPDAEYARVGGMLYERVGPGEYRGGVSVLYNAAGGPIRFVPKPSAHLPVRLMGLREGEAGVVALW, encoded by the coding sequence TTGACGACGCTGCTCGTCTTTGACGTGCGCGGGCCTTTGGCTCATTTTCGGCGGCCCGACACGGCCGTAACCCACGCCACCTACCCCTTCCTCACGCGGACGGCGCTGCACGGATTGTTGGGGGCCATCCTCGGTACCGAACCGGTGCAGGACGGTTGGGCGGCCATCGAGCTGCGCGCGCCGGTGCGCACGCGCGCGCAGCAGCTGTCGATGCTGGGGAAGATGTACCTCGACGGGAGTAACACCAAAACCTTCCACCGCCCCACGGCCGTGGAGCTGCTCATCCAGCCCCATTATCGCATCTACTACACCGGGCCGAAGCAGGCCGAGCTGGCCGAGGCGATCCGCCAGCGCCGCAGCGTGTACCCCACGTATCTCGGCGTGGCCTACGCGCTGACCGTTCCGGAGTATGTGGGTGAATGGGCGGCCGATCCGCTGGAGGAGGCAGACGAGGAGCCGCTGCTGTGCCGCACCGTGGTCCCAGTGGCAGCGGTGAAACGCCTCGAGCCGTTGCCCGATGCGGAGTATGCCCGCGTCGGCGGGATGCTCTATGAACGGGTGGGGCCGGGCGAATACCGCGGGGGCGTCAGCGTGCTCTACAACGCAGCGGGAGGGCCGATCCGGTTTGTGCCAAAGCCTTCCGCGCATCTTCCTGTGCGGCTGATGGGCCTCCGGGAGGGCGAAGCGGGGGTGGTGGCGCTGTGGTGA